The proteins below come from a single Treponema phagedenis genomic window:
- a CDS encoding OmpH family outer membrane protein gives MKKNLSIVFFLMFGAFLFAQQITRFAVIDTSRIYTLFLRDSRAVRDYEAKKAKHQAEIKKMSDEIIMLRQKKVDAEAVGKENIAQKYDAMIASKTSFLVEYSKASNDELAAIRKNLTSDDEFYGKLYNAIKKIAESEGYTMVLDLQKDSGIVWYSPTVDITEQTIRELGSR, from the coding sequence ATGAAAAAAAATTTGAGTATTGTATTTTTTTTGATGTTCGGCGCTTTTTTATTTGCGCAACAAATTACCCGTTTTGCCGTCATTGATACATCGCGAATTTATACGCTTTTTTTACGTGATTCTCGGGCGGTGCGGGATTATGAGGCAAAAAAAGCAAAACATCAAGCCGAAATAAAAAAAATGTCGGATGAGATAATTATGCTTCGCCAAAAAAAAGTTGATGCAGAAGCGGTTGGAAAAGAAAATATTGCGCAAAAATATGACGCGATGATTGCCTCAAAAACCAGCTTTTTAGTGGAATACTCAAAAGCTTCAAATGATGAGCTTGCCGCAATTAGGAAAAATCTTACAAGCGATGATGAATTTTATGGTAAACTCTATAATGCAATAAAAAAAATTGCTGAAAGTGAAGGATATACGATGGTATTAGATCTACAAAAAGATTCAGGAATTGTCTGGTACAGTCCCACTGTCGATATTACCGAACAAACAATTAGGGAGCTCGGTTCCAGGTAA